In Nicotiana tabacum cultivar K326 chromosome 19, ASM71507v2, whole genome shotgun sequence, one DNA window encodes the following:
- the LOC107785324 gene encoding uncharacterized protein LOC107785324 has translation MMFGFNGLSHILNFILFVNLCFSTFQKFKLGFCDKSTHKGLLAKVDMITSFYKAQASASSSSSPLSSSLCPVISNNINPSQASDKVLDYEPDPAERKPISAYPPNLRDRVRRNYIQNGPCQPRGFVFPKRDFGGIMRQFNPEWFKTSYSQWLEYSIKQDAVFCLCCYLFKNEIGGYGEKIGDAFTTNGLRGWNKGLERLKSHVGDVNSLHNRCFKMMLDLMNQAQSILTSLDKQSEKIKSEHRVRLNASIDMIRYLLKEGMPFRGHDESVTSTRRGHFLDLLKWYADRKEDVKNVVLEKAPKNNTMTSPDIQKDIVNSCAEETAKAIIEDSNGDFFGILVDESKDVSHKEQMALVLRLRYVNKDGKLIERFLGLVHVKDITAHALQKAINFLLLQHSLSSSLIRGQGYDGASNMQGEINGLKALILKDNPSAYCVHCFNHQLQLTFVAVAKKHHDINNFFDILANVLNVVGGSYKHREMLIDDQAEKLDELLVLGEVHTGSGLNQELALQRPVLANEGSNYQEKALAKSLVEDIRSYEFVHVLHLMLKIMAITYDLNMSLQRKDQDIVNAMKLVHFTKRQLQTMRESKWNSLLEDVSSFCDKNGIMIPKMDEKYGLGKSKRKSSTVTYSHHLNVEVFCAAIDLQLSELNNRFSEVNTDLLLGMASLSPDDSFENYDKNKIMKLATYYQNEFIASKLEDLSFELDNYIDYVREMDNAFSNLKGLGDLSKTLVKTNIYKTWGLVYLLVKLSLILPVATAVYG, from the exons ATGATGTTTGGGTTCAATG GGTTGTCCCACATTTTGAACTTCATTCTCTTTGTCAATTTGTGCTTTAGTACTTTCCAAAAGTTCAAACTTGGATTCTGCGACAAATCGACACACAAG GGTCTTCTAGCAAAAGTCGATATGATCACGAGTTTTTATAAAGCTCAAGCTTCTGCATCTTCTTCTAGCTCTCCTTTGTCAAGTTCTCTATGTCCAGTTATTAGTAACAATATTAATCCTTCCCAAGCATCGGATAAAGTGCTGGATTATGAGCCCGATCCCGCTGAAAGAAAACCAATTTCAGCATATCCACCTAATTTACGTGACAGAGTAAGGagaaattatatacaaaatggaCCTTGTCAACCTCGTGGTTTTGTCTTTCCAAAAAGAGATTTTGGAGGAATAATGCGTCAGTTTAATCCTGAATGGTTTAAAACTTCATATTCTCAATGGTTAGAATATAGCATTAAACAAGATGCAGTATTTTGTTTATGTTGTTACTTGTTTAAAAATGAGATTGGAGGATATGGGGAAAAAATAGGTGATGCTTTCACAACAAATGGTCTTAGAGGTTGGAATAAAGGTTTAGAAAGGCTTAAATCACACGTGGGTGATGTGAATAGTCTTCATAATCGATGTTTCAAGATGATGCTAGATTTAATGAATCAAGCACAATCTATTCTAACATCTTTGGACAAGCAATCTGAGAAAATTAAAAGTGAACATCGAGTTCGCTTGAATGCTTCAATTGATATGATAAGGTATCTTTTGAAAGAAGGAATGCCTTTTCGGGGCCATGATGAAAGTGTAACTTCTACAAGAAGAGGCCATTTTTTAGATCTTTTAAAATGGTATGCAGATAGGAAGGAAGATGTGAAAAATGTGGTATTAGAAAAAGCTCCAAAAAATAACACCATGACTTCTCCTGATATTCAAAAAGATATTGTGAATTCTTGTGCAGAAGAAACAGCGAAAGCAATTATTGAAGACTCGAATGGGGATTTTTTTGGGATATTAGTTGATGAGTCTAAAGATGTCTCTCATAAGGAACAAATGGCTCTTGTGTTGCGGCTGCGCTATGTCAACAAAGATGGTAAACTTATTGAGCGATTCCTTGGTCTTGTTCATGTTAAAGATATAACTGCACATGCATTACAAAAAGCAATAAATTTTTTGCTTTTACAACATTCATTGAGTTCATCTTTAATACGGGGACAAGGGTATGATGGAGCTAGTAACATGCAAGGAGAAATTAATGGTCTTAAAGCTTTGATTCTTAAAGATAATCCTTCGGCATATTGCGTACATTGCTTTAATCATCAATTGCAATTGACCTTTGTAGCTGTTGCAAAGAAACACCatgatataaataatttttttgataTTCTTGCTAATGTTCTGAATGTTGTTGGAGGTTCTTATAAGCATAGGGAGATGCTTATAGATGATCAAGCTGAAAAATTGGATGAGTTATTAGTGCTTGGTGAAGTTCATACAGGAAGTGGATTAAATCAAGAACTTGCGCTTCAAAGACCAG TTCTTGCAAATGAGGGTTCAAATTATCAGGAGAAAGCATTGGCAAAAAGTCTAGTGGAAGATATAAGATCTTATGAGTTTGTGCATGTATTACatttgatgttaaaaataatggcaattacatatgatttgaatatgtCTCTGCAAAGAAAAGATCAAGATATTGTTAATGCTATGAAACTTGTTCATTTCACAAAGAGGCAATTGCAAACAATGAGGGAATCTAAATGGAATTCTTTGTTAGAAGATGTCTCTTCGTTTTGTGATAAGAATGGTATTATGATCCCAAAAATGGATGAGAAGTATGGTCTTGGAAAGTCGAAGCGTAAAAGCTCAACTGTTACATATTCTCATCATTTGAATGTAGAAGTTTTTTGTGCCGCTATTGATTTGCAACTTTCGGAGCTTAACAATCGTTTTAGTGAAGTGAATACTGATTTGCTTCTTGGTATGGCTAGTTTGAGTCCCGATGATTCTTTTGAAAATTATGATAAAAACAAGATTATGAAACTTGCTACATATTATCAAAATGAGTTCATTGCTTCTAAGCTTGAAGATCTTAGTTTTGAGCTTGACAACTATATTGACTATGTTCGAGAAATGGACAATGCATTCTCTAACCTGAAAGGGCTTGGCGATCTCTCGAAGACATTggttaaaacaaatatttacaagACATGGGGACTTGTTTATTTGCTTGTGAAGCTAAGTTTGATATTACCCGTGGCTACtgctgtatacggttaa